In a genomic window of Fusarium verticillioides 7600 chromosome 11, whole genome shotgun sequence:
- a CDS encoding ribonucleoside-triphosphate reductase, producing MSSNIGLVDEYLAKGTWKTAENANSTYSHQGLMQYVSNQIISQYWLEKIYTEEIRQYDHENRFHIHDLGFLSAYCSGWSIEDILLQGFGGVENKIQCRPAKHLNTALNQIVNFLFTLQGELAGAQALSSFDTYLAPFIRSDNLSYTDVFKYVQSFVYSLNVPTRSGFQAPFTNLSLDLICPKRLGDQCVIIGGELRTDWVYSDFQEEMDILNKAFAEVMMQGDGNGNIFSFPIPTYNVSDGIDWESPRWQSIWEMTAKYGVPYFANFINSDLDPEDFRSMCCRLRLDLSKLHCRVGGQYGASPLTGSIGVVTINLPNLAYRSNGSKETFMTKLTNTLRVAKGSLEIKRKLVDENSTLYPYAAHYLSATKHRTGSYWTNHFSTIGIHGMNEALVDLLGEGIGEQRDFALEVLEFIKDQLQEFQKETGNLYNLEASPAESTCYKFAKRDKELFPDKEIPTYYTNSTMLPVDTTEDLFEAMSHQEALQCSYTGGTVFHAFLGEQLPSWKLARDLIKTLTARFRIPYITLTPTFSICPTHGYRAGEQPECTACGELTLVYSRIVGYFRPTRDWNRGKSKEFVQRKVYKYETGLSNENKLQELEKQVAAIQDLPVAGYIKSTLSDYPGKMQASIMFTSRCNLACPWCHNGPLVQGECDDVRIVDVFRHITLTSHKSLVVSGGEPTIHKGLLPFLRILKTAGISVKLDSNGTSPDVLKEVFSENLADFVAMDIKCALENYKRVTGKKVKPKLLEASIDLIKNSGVPYEFRTTVVPELVDVEDLFEAKRLSGKKLTMQRFRNGETLLDAKFRTFQEHTDEEFDKLVSQVA from the coding sequence atgtcttcaaACATTGGCCTTGTAGACGAGTATCTCGCCAAAGGAACATGGAAGACCGCCGAGAACGCCAACTCAACCTACTCCCACCAAGGACTCATGCAATACGTCTCCAACCAAATCATCTCTCAATACTGGCTCGAAAAGATCTACACCGAAGAAATCCGACAATATGACCACGAGAATCGCTTTCATATCCATGATCTCGGCTTCCTAAGCGCGTATTGCTCTGGCTGGAGCATTGAGGACATTCTCCTCCaaggctttggtggtgttgagaacaagatccagtGTCGACCTGCTAAACATCTCAATACTGCGCTCAATCAGATCGTCAATTTTCTGTTTACGCTACAGGGTGAACTTGCTGGTGCCCAGGCTTTGTCTAGCTTTGACACGTACCTTGCGCCATTCATCCGCAGCGATAATCTATCTTATACCGATGTGTTCAAATATGTTCAGAGCTTCGTTTACTCCCTTAACGTCCCGACCCGAAGCGGTTTTCAAGCCCCGTTCACGAACCTCTCACTCGATCTCATTTGCCCGAAACGACTCGGCGATCAATGTGTTATTATTGGTGGCGAATTACGAACTGATTGGGTATACAGTGACTTTCAGGAAGAAATGGATATACTCAACAAGGCATTTGCTGAAGTCATGATGCAAGGCGATGGAAACGGGAatatcttttcttttcctatTCCGACATATAATGTGTCAGATGGAATTGATTGGGAATCGCCTCGGTGGCAGTCTATCTGGGAGATGACAGCCAAGTATGGTGTTCCATACTTTGCTAACTTCATTAACAGTGACCTCGACCCTGAGGACTTTCGCTCTATGTGTTGTCGATTGAGACTAGATCTCAGTAAACTTCACTGCAGAGTCGGTGGCCAGTATGGCGCAAGTCCATTGACTGGCTCTATTGGAGTCGTCACGATCAATTTGCCCAACCTGGCATACCGATCCAATGGCTCGAAGGAGACGTTCATGACAAAGTTGACCAACACGTTAAGAGTGGCCAAGGGCTCTTTGGAGATCAAGCGAAAACTTGTGGACGAGAACTCGACTCTTTATCCCTACGCCGCTCATTACCTATCAGCTACCAAGCATCGCACTGGATCTTACTGGACGAATCACTTCAGCACCATTGGAATCCACGGCATGAACGAGGCACTCGTGGATCTTCTCGGTGAAGGTATCGGTGAACAAAGAGACTTCGCCCTTGAAGTTCTAGAGTTCATCAAGgaccaactccaagaatTCCAGAAAGAAACGGGTAACCTGTACAACCTCGAAGCCAGTCCCGCAGAGAGTACATGTTATAAGTTTGCTAAGCGCGACAAGGAACTCTTCCCTGATAAGGAAATTCCTACTTACTACACAAACTCGACGATGTTACCTGTCGACACGACAGAGGATCTCTTCGAAGCCATgagccatcaagaagcactTCAATGCTCTTACACTGGTGGCACTGTCTTCCATGCGTTCCTCGGTGAACAATTACCAAGTTGGAAACTGGCTAGAGATctgatcaagactctcaCCGCACGCTTCCGCATTCCATACATCACACTGACTCCAACCTTCAGTATATGTCCGACACACGGATACAGAGCGGGCGAACAACCAGAGTGCACAGCATGCGGAGAGTTGACGCTGGTTTACTCGCGCATCGTCGGGTACTTCCGACCTACGAGGGATTGGAATCGTGGCAAGTCGAAGGAGTTTGTGCAGCGAAAGGTGTACAAGTATGAGACTGGACTGAGCAATGAAAACAAACTTCAAGAACTGGAGAAGCAAGTCGCTGCTATTCAAGACTTACCTGTGGCTGGCTACATCAAGAGTACGCTGAGTGACTACCCCGGCAAGATGCAGGCTTCCATCATGTTTACATCCCGGTGCAACCTCGCCTGCCCATGGTGTCACAACGGTCCGTTAGTCCAAGGAGAATGTGACGACGTTAGAATTGTAGACGTCTTCCGTCACATTACGTTAACGTCTCACAAGTCACTCGTTGTCTCAGGCGGTGAACCCACCATCCACAAAGGTCTCCTCCCCTTCCTGAGAATCCTCAAGACCGCTGGGATAAGTGTAAAGCTCGACTCAAACGGCACATCACCCGATGTCCTCAAAGAAGTATTTTCCGAGAACCTCGCCGACTTTGTTGCAATGGACATCAAGTGTGCTTTGGAGAATTACAAGCGCGTCACGGGTaagaaggtcaagccaaAGCTTCTAGAAGCCAGcattgatctcatcaagaacagtGGAGTGCCTTATGAGTTTCGCACGACTGTTGTGCCTGAGCtagttgatgttgaggatcttTTTGAggcgaagaggttgtcggggaagaagttgacgatgCAGAGGTTTAGGAATGGAGAGACGTTGTTGGATGCGAAGTTCAGGACGTTTCAGGAGCATAcagatgaggagtttgataAGTTGGTGAGCCAGGTCGCGTAA
- a CDS encoding ribonucleoside-triphosphate reductase: MSSNIGLVDEYLAKGTWKTAENANSTYSHQGLMQYVSNQIISQYWLEKIYTEEIRQYDHENRFHIHDLGFLSAYCSGWSIEDILLQGFGGVENKIQCRPAKHLNTALNQIVNFLFTLQGELAGAQALSSFDTYLAPFIRSDNLSYTDVFKYVQSFVYSLNVPTRSGFQAPFTNLSLDLICPKRLGDQCVIIGGELRTDWVYSDFQEEMDILNKAFAEVMMQGDGNGNIFSFPIPTYNVSDGIDWESPRWQSIWEMTAKYGVPYFANFINSDLDPEDFRSMCCRLRLDLSKLHCRVGGQYGASPLTGSIGVVTINLPNLAYRSNGSKETFMTKLTNTLRVAKGSLEIKRKLVDENSTLYPYAAHYLSATKHRTGSYWTNHFSTIGIHGMNEALVDLLGEGIGEQRDFALEVLEFIKDQLQEFQKETGNLYNLEASPAESTCYKFAKRDKELFPDKEIPTYYTNSTMLPVDTTEDLFEAMSHQEALQCSYTGGTVFHAFLGEQLPSWKLARDLIKTLTARFRIPYITLTPTFSICPTHGYRAGEQPECTACGELTLVYSRIVGYFRPTRDWNRGKSKEFVQRKVYKYETGLSNENKLQELEKQVAAIQDLPVAGYIKSTLSDYPGKMQASIMFTSRCNLACPWCHNGPLVQGECDDVRIVDVFRHITLTSHKSLVVSGGEPTIHKGLLPFLRILKTAGISVKLDSNGTSPDVLKEVFSENLADFVAMDIKCALENYKRVTVECLMSFARLLCLS; the protein is encoded by the exons atgtcttcaaACATTGGCCTTGTAGACGAGTATCTCGCCAAAGGAACATGGAAGACCGCCGAGAACGCCAACTCAACCTACTCCCACCAAGGACTCATGCAATACGTCTCCAACCAAATCATCTCTCAATACTGGCTCGAAAAGATCTACACCGAAGAAATCCGACAATATGACCACGAGAATCGCTTTCATATCCATGATCTCGGCTTCCTAAGCGCGTATTGCTCTGGCTGGAGCATTGAGGACATTCTCCTCCaaggctttggtggtgttgagaacaagatccagtGTCGACCTGCTAAACATCTCAATACTGCGCTCAATCAGATCGTCAATTTTCTGTTTACGCTACAGGGTGAACTTGCTGGTGCCCAGGCTTTGTCTAGCTTTGACACGTACCTTGCGCCATTCATCCGCAGCGATAATCTATCTTATACCGATGTGTTCAAATATGTTCAGAGCTTCGTTTACTCCCTTAACGTCCCGACCCGAAGCGGTTTTCAAGCCCCGTTCACGAACCTCTCACTCGATCTCATTTGCCCGAAACGACTCGGCGATCAATGTGTTATTATTGGTGGCGAATTACGAACTGATTGGGTATACAGTGACTTTCAGGAAGAAATGGATATACTCAACAAGGCATTTGCTGAAGTCATGATGCAAGGCGATGGAAACGGGAatatcttttcttttcctatTCCGACATATAATGTGTCAGATGGAATTGATTGGGAATCGCCTCGGTGGCAGTCTATCTGGGAGATGACAGCCAAGTATGGTGTTCCATACTTTGCTAACTTCATTAACAGTGACCTCGACCCTGAGGACTTTCGCTCTATGTGTTGTCGATTGAGACTAGATCTCAGTAAACTTCACTGCAGAGTCGGTGGCCAGTATGGCGCAAGTCCATTGACTGGCTCTATTGGAGTCGTCACGATCAATTTGCCCAACCTGGCATACCGATCCAATGGCTCGAAGGAGACGTTCATGACAAAGTTGACCAACACGTTAAGAGTGGCCAAGGGCTCTTTGGAGATCAAGCGAAAACTTGTGGACGAGAACTCGACTCTTTATCCCTACGCCGCTCATTACCTATCAGCTACCAAGCATCGCACTGGATCTTACTGGACGAATCACTTCAGCACCATTGGAATCCACGGCATGAACGAGGCACTCGTGGATCTTCTCGGTGAAGGTATCGGTGAACAAAGAGACTTCGCCCTTGAAGTTCTAGAGTTCATCAAGgaccaactccaagaatTCCAGAAAGAAACGGGTAACCTGTACAACCTCGAAGCCAGTCCCGCAGAGAGTACATGTTATAAGTTTGCTAAGCGCGACAAGGAACTCTTCCCTGATAAGGAAATTCCTACTTACTACACAAACTCGACGATGTTACCTGTCGACACGACAGAGGATCTCTTCGAAGCCATgagccatcaagaagcactTCAATGCTCTTACACTGGTGGCACTGTCTTCCATGCGTTCCTCGGTGAACAATTACCAAGTTGGAAACTGGCTAGAGATctgatcaagactctcaCCGCACGCTTCCGCATTCCATACATCACACTGACTCCAACCTTCAGTATATGTCCGACACACGGATACAGAGCGGGCGAACAACCAGAGTGCACAGCATGCGGAGAGTTGACGCTGGTTTACTCGCGCATCGTCGGGTACTTCCGACCTACGAGGGATTGGAATCGTGGCAAGTCGAAGGAGTTTGTGCAGCGAAAGGTGTACAAGTATGAGACTGGACTGAGCAATGAAAACAAACTTCAAGAACTGGAGAAGCAAGTCGCTGCTATTCAAGACTTACCTGTGGCTGGCTACATCAAGAGTACGCTGAGTGACTACCCCGGCAAGATGCAGGCTTCCATCATGTTTACATCCCGGTGCAACCTCGCCTGCCCATGGTGTCACAACGGTCCGTTAGTCCAAGGAGAATGTGACGACGTTAGAATTGTAGACGTCTTCCGTCACATTACGTTAACGTCTCACAAGTCACTCGTTGTCTCAGGCGGTGAACCCACCATCCACAAAGGTCTCCTCCCCTTCCTGAGAATCCTCAAGACCGCTGGGATAAGTGTAAAGCTCGACTCAAACGGCACATCACCCGATGTCCTCAAAGAAGTATTTTCCGAGAACCTCGCCGACTTTGTTGCAATGGACATCAAGTGTGCTTTGGAGAATTACAAGCGCGTCACGG tGGAGTGCCTTATGAGTTTCGCACGACTGTTGTGCCTGAGCtag
- a CDS encoding branched-chain amino acid aminotransferase, whose product MSAQTSTNGTNGSSASAKGQLDASKLKFNLTTELKDVPKPGSADLWEQNVATDHMVTCRWTVQNGWEAPVIKPFGDLTISPLASCLHYATQCFEGMKVYRGFDGRVRLFRPDRNAERLVMSAERVSLPSFDPEQLVELIKALVRVDAKRWLPDPGSFRYIRPALIGTGRQLGIQIPKEAILMVTLVCWPDFSTESPPGTVPRSDLRLITSRNDTIRAWPGGFGYAKVGANYGPSFASHCEAQQAGYDQVLWLLGDEGQVTEAGASNFFAVVRDEKTSKPVLLTAPLTDRVILDGVTRRSVLDLVESRLSEELEVREAKFTIKDIEKAWRNGLLQEAFVSGTAFFIKNVSTIRVGDFNIDLPHKQDEGSAYGTRIKSWLKDIMFGGEDHEWGVVVE is encoded by the exons ATGTCTGCACAAACTTCTACAAACGGCACAAATGGCTCTTCAGCGTCCGCGAAGGGACAGCTCGATGcatccaagctcaagttcaacttgacaacaGAGTTAAAAGATGTCCCCAAGCCTGGCTCCGCCGACTTATGGGAACAGAATGTCGCGACGGATCATATGGTAACGTGTCGCTGGACGGTACAGAACGGCTGGGAAGCCCCGGTTATCAAGCCGTTCGGCGACCTGACGATCTCACCTCTTGCTTCCTGTCTTCATTACGCCACGCAGTGCTTCGAGGGCATGAAAGTCTACCGTGGTTTCGATGGCCGCGTCAGACTATTTAGACCGGATCGAAATGCCGAGCGCTTGGTCATGAGCGCAGAGAGAGTTTCACTGCCAAGTTTTGATCCTGAGCAGCTTGTTGAATTGATCAAGGCTTTAGTTCGCGTTGATGCGAAAA GATGGCTACCAGACCCCGGCAGCTTTCGGTATATCAGACCAGCGTTAATCGGAACCGGTCGCCAACTTGGTATCCAGATTcccaaagaagccatcttgatggtTACCCTCGTTTGTTGGCCCGACTTCTCCACGGAATCGCCTCCCGGTACAGTCCCACGATCTGATCTACGCCTCATCACATCGAGGAATGACACCATCAGAGCATGGCCTGGCGGTTTCGGCTACGCCAAGGTCGGTGCGAATTACGGCCCTAGTTTTGCGTCTCATTGCGAAGCACAACAGGCTGGCTACGATCAGGTACTCTGGCTTCTCGGAGACGAAGGACAAGTCACCGAGGCTGGGGCCAGTAATTTCTTCGCAGTCGTTCGAGACGAAAAGACTTCTAAGCCAGTTCTACTAACGGCGCCATTGACGGACCGAGTCATTCTCGATGGTGTCACTAGAAGGTCTGTTCTCGATCTGGTTGAAAGCCGACTTTccgaggagctcgaggtcAGAGAAGCAAAATTTACGATCAAAGATATTGAGAAGGCCTGGAGAAATGGCCTACTTCAAGAGGCATTCGTGTCTGGCACTGCT TTTTTCATCAAGAATGTATCGACAATTCGGGTCGGTGACTTTAACATTGACTTGCCGCACAAGCAAGACGAAGGCAGTGCATATGGCACGCGGATCAAGAGTTGGCTGAAGGATATTATGTTTGGAGGCGAGGACCATGAATGGGGTGTTGTTGTGGAATAA
- a CDS encoding hypothetical protein (At least one base has a quality score < 10) — protein MTVDILSWLRQVDGTAYPHDLDPAKPPKATRSSRKRQRSYSSTSSDHLPISKPTANTCKQPTPPPDSPTSCQAAAEMAPTKKRKTTKGAVLSPSPNDAQLDDEGEQEKTPRPLRSVHLPSDTSSMSSASGRSGASSPRKQLAAMALSSHGVGTRAMSDPSGLPPSLAEMRTKLLQFSRGRGILGENGLESIQDETAARALHPDMAAMYEDKEFCCSARRDELGVTPSPEDVVYILECAGDCLRMGRSEAAWNHEVHFPLLCLALRNRSKGAFQRLVNVTSCSSASIIPDYRIRFAPDKKIDFCVYLDPHHDPNDSNIASTVDTVRARLPGLSINPTDDLSLLSNPIAIPIETKRPGEGLDTANLQVATFLTAHLTLLQRLVDAGASVPIDEGEKAPSVDDLGFLPGLIVQGNTWNFIAASRQDSRTIIWSETSLGSTGDIFGIYQIVASLQLLRRWVDTTYWPWLRRVTTRAATAIQLRNDPAG, from the exons ATGACTGTCGATATCCTCTCATGGCTGCGCCAGGTCGACGGTACTGCATATCCTCACGACCTCGACCCAGCGAAACCACCAAAAGCGACACGATCGTCTCGCAAGCGACAGCGCAGCTACAGCTCGACCAGTTCCGATCATCTACCAATCTCTAAGCCTACTGCAAATACGTGCAAACAGCCTACACCACCTCCAGACTCTCCGACATCCTGTCAAGCAGCAGCCGAAATGGCACCAACAAAGAAACGAAAGACAACCAAGGGTGCCGTTCTcagtccaagtccaaacGATGCACaacttgacgatgaaggggaacaagaaaagactCCCAGACCTTTACGGAGTGTCCATCTACCCAGCGATACATCGTCCATGTCCTCAGCGAGCGGTCGCTCCGGTGCTTCGTCGCCCCGAAAGCAATTAGCAGCAATGGCTCTATCCTCCCACGGCGTCGGAACGCGCGCCATGTCTGATCCTTCAGGTCTTCCACCAAGCTTAGCAGAAATGCGAACGAAGTTATTACAATTCAGTCGAGGACGGGGGATTCTGGGAGAGAATGGGCTGGAGAGTATACAGGATGAGACAGCTGCGAGGGCTTTACATCCGGACATGGCTGCTATGTACGAGGATAAAGAATTCTGCTGCTCTGCACGTCGCGATGAATTGGGGGTTACACCGAGTCCTGAGGATGTGGTGTATATCCTTGAGTGCGCGGGCGATTGTCTTCGTATGGGGAGGTCTGAGGCAGCGTGGAATCATGAGGTTCACTTCCCTCTGCTCTGCTTGGCGCTTCGGAACCGATCGAAGGGTGCGTTCCAGCGGCTTGTCAACGTGACATCTTG TTCAtctgcttccatcatccCCGACTACCGCATCCGTTTCGCGCCCGACAAAAAGATCGACTTTTGCGTCTACCTCGATCCTCACCACGATCCCAACGATTCAAACATCGCCAGCACCGTCGATACCGTTCGCGCCCGTCTTCCCGGCCTGTCAATAAACCCCACAGACGATTTATCGCTATTGAGCAATCCAATCGCCATTCCCATCGAGACTAAGCGTCCCGGCGAAGGCTTGGATACTGCCAATCTCCAAGTCGCGACATTTCTAACAGCACACCTGACCCTTCTGCAACGACTCGTTGACGCTGGTGCCTCTGTGCCTATTGACGAGGGGGAAAAGGCGCCTTCGGTTGATGATCTGGGCTTTTTGCCTGGATTGATCGTGCAGGGAAATACGTGGAACTTTATCGCAGCGAGTCGTCAAGATTCTCGAACC ATTATCTGGTCAGAGACTTCGCTCGGTTCGACGGGCGATATTTTCGGTATCTACCAAATCGTCGCATCATTGCAATTATTGCGACGATGGGTTGATACTACATACTGGCCCTGGCTACGACGCGTTACGACAAGAGCTGCTACAGCTATTCAATTACGCAATGACCCAGCTGGATGA